The nucleotide window TCCATTtttgtggtaccaatagaatttagagagtcaattaaattttgtatataagttttaaataattaagctgttaattattgtaatgtatagtattacttatagtatttttaaatatatttaaatattatatgttaggttttttatcctaatttatatggcattgatagaatttaaagtgtcaaataattgttaattattgtaatagataatatggagtatttaagttatgtatagtatagtataattaatatataatatgtagtatttaagtgttatattatggaatttgagaagttattgaaatttttatatgattttaaaaatattttaaattgttagctattgtgatttgtagtacttttttttttacataattttgaaaaaaatatttattactctatttgttctaatttatgtggcacatgcagaatttcaaatattaacccttttttatgtctctttaatatattaagttgttaattattgtattttttagtacattttgaacctaattttttaatactatatgttatttgccatgtcccaatttatgtggcattaattgatagatttgttggagtcgagagatttattttgttaattattgtaatttatagtttctttttcgtcaatttcaaacaatatatgttgttaattgatagattttttggagtggacttttttttttattaattattgtaatttattgtttctttttcgtcaatttcaaacaatatatgtttattatataatctattttatgtggtaccaatagaatttagagagtcaattaaattttttatataagttttaaataattaagctgttaattattgtaatgtatagtattacttatattatttttaaatatatttaaatattatatgttaggttttttatcctaatttatatggcattgatagaatttaaagtgtcaaataattgttaattattgtaatagataatatggagtatttaagtcatttatagtatagtaattaatatataatatgtagtatttaagtgttatattatggaatttgagaagttattgaaatttttatatgattttaaaaatattttaaattcataactatatatttcaatgtacaagattttgataaaataaaatctttaaagttaaattataatgtttttgaaatttaaattattaaaacatatataatgattttatagaaaaaaataatatcatataaaattaaatgaaaaaggataataaattcaacttttaccatgataaggttgaagaatattatttaagtggaaggaggtggggcccacttatatattttatatagtaagtaTTGGACATTTGTAATGATTTAATTGGGACAATGGTAGTAaatcctagactcttctaatatatagtaatatgtCAGAACAAGCTTAGCATTTATTaacaaaattacaataatatccTTATGGGCCCATAACAAAAGTTAAGACATGTATGGATTCTTCTAGATTTTCATTTTGACCATTAattatacaattattatttttcccttaaataatgttaaaattactaaaatgcCATCGATCGTCCTTCTCATGGCTCTTCTATATAATAtagaaattattatattattataggaAGGAATTAGGAATCCATATAAATATTCACTTAGCTACAgggtaaataaataaaagttaattaaagACAATGATAAGGCAGCACATACTGAGGTGGTAGTTACATGATTATTATCCTCAATATTATCAATGTactttatcataattaaaatagtattttcttcgtttaaaaaagaattatcagTTTGACTTggaacggagtttaagaaaagaaataagactttttaatcttgtcgttctaaattaaagttatgtcaaatgtatcaaaatatcatttaatctTGTGACCTTAAACATAATACGtgaaaagttgaagttaaagtgttgcaaaaaaaaaaggaggtcattctttttaaaacaaactaaaaaggaaactaaaaaacgaagggagtaataaataagatgaaaacaCACCTCAATTAACCACAATTAGGTGAcaaaatattatacaaaaaacACATCTTATATCATCAACAAGATATAAACATTgagtattaataaatatttatctcattttaataatcaaaatatttaaagtttaaatataTAGTAACACATAATATTCATTGTCATCCAATCATAACATTATTGAAAAAGCAAGTTAgtttaacatttttaaaaagttattttaacaTTAGACGTAGAtgataagaagaaaataataattttactttctCTACTAATATAAACGGTTGTATTAATTTGTtacgtattttatttttatcttactTAGAGTAGTATATACTAGAAAATTTTATCATGTTAGAGAGTAGAGACACAACCAACAAAAGATTTGTACAGTTTCATTAACTTTTTGACACATAAATAAATTGACCATTTGTCTACTTTAAACCtgtaataaaataacaaaaaagtaaaataatttttataataaatgtgAATCCCATTAGTAACAATAAATTccactaattaattataaattataataaaaagtgATTATGGGTCCATATTTTATACTTAGTGCTCAtttatatcaaataattttttaaaatttttcttctTCGATAGATGTTATTTCTTcgtctaaataaaaaaaaggatctTGTTGATTCTATTAAAAatctaaataatatatttaggtGTTCAAATTGATCTTACATTTCCTTTTAACTTGTTGATGTtgaaaagaattattatttttgtagtgTTTCAGATCTTGATTCTCTCCTAAATTTTGTAATCTtaaacttaaataaataattattttaagattttaacaaaaataattcatatatatatatatatatatatattatttatttatttatttattttttaaattgacttttaaaataCTGAAATTTAGAGATTAATTGTGGCGCTGACATGTGACGTTTttctctcctattatatatagatagatttatGTCCtataaatgaaattttgagagttaacgaaaacttttttttatattttcaaatattttaagctattaattattatcatttataatattttttacataatttttgaatatatatatatataaattttttttttcttattttgtgaaCGATAAAAGTgtccaacaaaataaatttttgaataaatataaagTGATGGaagacaattattttaaaaaaaacaataaaattatcaaactaCCCTTGGCTACCAGCAGACATGTTGACGAAGTCCTGCGCTCGTACTAAGTAGAAAAGTAAAgcaatataatttataatatcttttacataatttttgaataaatataaagTGATAGAACAATAAAATTACCAAGCTACAAGCAGGCCGTGTGTCAAAAAGTTAATGCACACACGTTTTGTGTCTACccgttttttttttggtacatTACTGTAATAAAAATTTTCCCAAGTAGAGTGTGTTATAAACAAATTAGAGTCTCTGATGAAATTGGAAGAGACCATTATTGACTTGATCCTATGAGAGGCAACACTCGGAACTGAGAAACCCTTGATTTCAATTTCGCATTTGGCAGAGATGAGAGGGAACAAGTTTTGCTTTGATTTACGGTACCTTCTCGTCGTGGCTGCTCTCGCCTTCATCTACATACAGGTTATCTTCTGGCTTCCTCTCAGATCTATACGAATATAACTAttattcatttcatttcatcTCAGCAATTTTTTCTGTAATTTAACACAATTTGGTATTTTAGTGCAACTAATTTTCAGTTCAAGTAGAATCTCATATGAAGCTATAGAACAATTTCACCAATGACTATTACTTTCAATCTCGAGCTCCTTGGGGTCAACTATATTAATCCTCTAATGAGGGGTTTGGCATAAAAGAATTGCAAACTTGCACAACCAGTGAATAGCTTACCCATCAAGGGGATGCAACAATTTATATGTACAAAACTAGCTGCTTTTACCCTATTTGTACAATGTAATATTTCCGCTAAAGAGATTCAGTTGAACCTTTCTTCAACAAACTCAGCTAGGCCACTGGTTTCTCTTTTAGGATTTGTCTTGCAACTCCCCTTGGCGAAGATAGAGCCAGTGCTTCTCAAAGAATTGAGATTCACATGTCCAAAAATCTTTGGAAGCTATGCAATTGAAAATTCTTATAGCTTCTAGGCGATGAAATTTAAAATCCCCCCCAATAGATTCTGACGATACTGCGCCAACTTATGCATATAACTTACGTTACCATACtgtattggtttggttttagcatctcttttatctctttatgatgttttcaacaaaagaaaataggaACATATGAATTTTAGTCACAAGGGGCTGGCCTAGCGACTGAGAAATAGCTGTGGCGAAATTgggaaccaaggttggaatCCCAACagaggaaaaattacagaaattcctTGCATCTGCCTAAGCTTAGTGGACGGAGTTACTCGATATTTGGCGCTGCTAGGCGGTAGTAAGTACCCGGTGGATTGGTTGAAGTTCACACAAGGTAGCCTAGATACCGCAATTATAAGGAGAAAAGTTTATATTGCTTAGATAAAGCCATAACTTGTCCACTACCCCAAGCAATCCTTTCTTTGCACGATTAGCTTTTTTATCTTTACTTTGGCATATGAGGTTACTTGGTTCTGTTGATATAGGTGTTATGAGAAGAAATTACCTTCCTGGATTACTGTTTGCTTAATGGTGAAGTAGGTATGTTTTAAGTGGTTGTTTTTTCCACATTTCTCAGATGCGGCTTTTCGCGACACAGTCAGAATATGTAGACCGCCTTGCTGCTGCAGTAAGTATCTAGGTTCATCTTGTCATCCTTCCTAAATGGAATCTAAATACCATAGACATATTTCCTGTGTTCTatcttttatgtatttataattCATGTCACGTATTATGAGCATAACGTTTCTAAAAGCTTCATGTTTTGATCAAGCGTTTCGAAAAGCTTCATATGCTCCACTTGAAGGTTCCTTCAACAGTTCAAATGTCATTCCGaaaatcctctcttttcttctcaaCAGGGGATTACTTAATCTTCTTTTGCATTTTCTTAGCAGCACACGACTGCATCCTACGTCAATGATGTAgctaaagaaagaagaaaataacttttaattgCTAATAATGTGTACAAATCATGTGAATGACACAGATTGAAGCAGAAAATCATTGTACAAGTCAGACCAGATTGCTTATTGACAAGATTAGCCAGCAGCAAGGAAGAGTAGTGGCTCTTGAAGGTGCACTGTGTTCTCCGGTGtaatcttttctttcttttttgtcctCTTTCCAACTATGTTAGAAATGGATTtatttccttcatttttaatccTCCATTCGGCAATTGGAGCTATTGGAAATTGTCTATCTTGAAAATCTTACGTAAGTTCTCGTCCTATTGTATACAAGTGTGGTGAAAAAATGGTGTAGAtctgttttctttttaaaaaaatattgtttttgtgTTGTATGTTGCAAGATATCTTCCTGGATGAGTAGTGAGGATAGGACCTTGATGCAATGCGGAAACCAAAAGAAACCCTAACCTAAGAACAAGAAAGTaaaagataaatagatagaACACAAGTATGGAATTAATTGACAATTAAGGTTCTAAGATAACCAAAACCTTCAATTGATGAATCCAAAAAAACCACCTAATCTTTAAGATGAACCTGAAGGGAGTTGAATTCACCTTGCAACTCACCTCTCAAACAAAGGTTCAACAAAAGCTTCACCAAGCTCTCAAATCTctcaaagagaagaaaaccaatattcatcaaaatcaaagTCTATTGAGATAGTCTCAGCTATTTATAGTTTAGGCTAATTATTACAAAAACAGCTAAAGTGACATCCCTTGGAAATTGCAAAAATAGCCAAATTGCACTGCCAATCGTGACATGCAGTCATATGTAGCAACTTGCGGTTCTGCATGTTGCTCCGTAGGTTGATTCTCAGTCAGGCCTGAATCTGGGCAGTGTCCAGTTCTGATATACAGTCCAAGGTACGGGCCGTAAGTGATTCTGCGGCCCATATGTCGCTTCTGTACCTGCCGCATCTGGCTGTTCTTGACTTATGGTTGAGATACAGTCCGTATGTTGAGTCATCGTTCCCTCCTATTTTGTCCTCCAAGGCTATCTTCATGACATGAAATCCCTGGGATGACATCAAAGTAAGCTCAAGCACATCTATCTTCATGAATAGTCCTTGTAATGCTTGGAGATATCAAGCTTGGCTCGTAAAATGGGCTTGATGCAACTTGGCTTGCATTATACCTGTTCAGTTTCTTCATGTTTCTCTTTCAATGCATTTTTCCTTGTTCTTTCTGCGATAATGTAGATCTCAAATAATAAGTTCTGTATCTATCCAAAAAAAACAattctttttaacttttttatatgAAGGGTAACGGGTAGTTGTACTTCCCTTATCTTCATCTTGCTACATTTTCAGAACAAATGAAGCGTCAGGATCAGGAGTGCCGGCAATTAAGGGCTCTTGTTCAGGATCTTGAAAGTAAGTTGATAAACTGCTCTTTCTTCTTTCAGCTTTTTGTCAAAAAGCCACTGCTTTTAGTCGCAGTAATATGAAATGTATGCCtgcaaaaaattatattcattgtACGTGATAAATAAAGATCTGTTAATGTCTATGTGTCGTTCATGTCGTTGAGTTATTAATGTTGTGAGCTCTAAATTCTAATTCTAGTTTAGTCATGCCTACAAGTAATCTTATCctatcaataaataaataaatgtatacTCATGCCTACAagtatttgaacttatttatatatttgatgtTGTTAATTATCTGTTACAGGTAAGGGCATAAAAAAGTTAATCGGAGATGTGCAGGTTTAGATACATTCTCACATTTTCAGTCATACATTTGCTACCACCATCTGTGGACCTCAATTCTGTCAAATGTTTGTTCATCAACTAATTACTATATTTACTAGATGCCAGTGGCAGCTGTAGTTGTTATGGCTTGCAATCGTGCTGACTACCTGGAGAAGACTATTAAATCCATCTTAAAGTATGCTTTCTATCAAAACAATTTTATCTGCTTCTTATTTCATACTAGATGCCTCAGCTGATAAGCCCGGTATTTCCATTGTTGTCATCAGATACCAAACATCTGTTGCATCAAAATATCCTCTTTTCATATCCCAGGTACCCATTCATTTTCCCTCGTAGCCTTCTATTGCATGCTTGTCTTCTTTGTCTTGCTGAACCTACTTTTCGTTCTACTTCCCTTTGGAAGGATGGATCAAATCCTGATGTTAGAAAGCTTGCTTTGAGCTATGATCAGCTGACATATATGCAGGTACTTTTCCTACCACTTGAGAAAGGGAAAATGGGATTTATTTTGGGGTATATCTATCTGTAAATTTTAAATCAGGCCGGTCCTTACTTGGAGAAAAAGTACAGACTTAAGAATATGAACTCATTGTTCCAATGCTCAATCATCGTCATTCCAATAACAAGATCGTGTACAGGTGAAACAAGTTAGTAGAAAAATTACCCATCAGGAGTTTTTATCTAGTAAAAATGGAAAGGGAAAAGATACATAATCTATATTTGACATGTAAATGTTTTCCTTAtcattttaactcttttaataCTTCATTCATTCTTTGTGACACAATTTGCCCTTTCCCCCCCTGTAAGACTACACAAGTGGAAGAGGCATGTGTagtttgaattatgttttcaagatatatgtgtgtgtgtgtgtatatatatatatatatataagattttcttctctctctttGTTTGAGTAGCCATACTTCTGTTTTGCATATGAATTCATCTACTGCTCTATAAGGTTCATAGTTTTATAACATATCAATTGGCTAAATTTTGTTCTGATAAAAGCTTTGCCTTGCTTGGGAGATGAATCTAGCTGCTTTATTTTATTGGTTAGCTTTAGGTAGCTGTGGTTACTTAAGTCTGTATCTTTAATCTTTTGCTGATTAGCTGATAACAGTTCTGGCCTGACATTGTTAAGTGTAGTTGCAACAATTGCTTCTGTTTGATCTTTATATCAAACTCCTCTTGGCAGATTTTTATTGACTGTTCTTAataaaagacctttttgattttttatcaaCAGCACTTGGATTTTGAACCTGTGCATACTGAAAGACCAGGGGAACTGGTTGCATACTACAAGATTGCACGTAAGGAtgtttttttgctttttctCCATCTTTTTCCTTTGCTCATGTTATTTCAACTAGTATTAGTCTTGCATTAGCCAATGGACCACTCTTTCCTTAGGTCATTACAAGTGGGCATTGGATCAGCTGTTTCACAAGCATAATTTTAGCCGTGTTATCATACTAGAAGGTACTGCTGATCTATCTTAATCACTATGTTGCATATTCTCTGCACTTTTTTCTTCTCACAATATCTGTGCCTCTGACATCAGATGATATGGAAATTGCTGCTGATTTTTTTGACTATTTTGAGGCTGGAGCTACTCTTCTTGACAGAGACAAGTAAGGCATTCTCAAGGATCCAGAATTTCCATTCTTACTTTCAAAGAATTGTTCACTTCATCCTCGTATCAGGAAAATCTATTTTTGGCCAACTCCCCCCATTCAACCTTTTGGatcattttctttaaagaaCCAACACAATTGGATCAGATTCAACAGCCATCCATGATCTCTCTCTCCCAGGCACGTGGTAGGAGAAAATCTGATGGTAGCGAGGgggataaatttttattttgattatataacATTCTTAGCAAAAGGACTAAAAACTTCTCCTTACATAAACTGGTGGCCAAATACGCTAAGTGGGATAGTGAACCAACAAAAATGGGACTTGGCCTAAAACATGGGGATGACAGGTTGCAAAATGCCTATTCTCAATGTCCCAAGTATAACATTTTTCACATCCTTGTGGTGAACATCCCAGGTCGATTCTGGCTATTTCTTCTTGGAATGACAATGGACAAAGGCAGTTCGTCCAAGATCCTTGTA belongs to Solanum stenotomum isolate F172 chromosome 1, ASM1918654v1, whole genome shotgun sequence and includes:
- the LOC125878018 gene encoding alpha-1,3-mannosyl-glycoprotein 2-beta-N-acetylglucosaminyltransferase: MRGNKFCFDLRYLLVVAALAFIYIQMRLFATQSEYVDRLAAAIEAENHCTSQTRLLIDKISQQQGRVVALEEQMKRQDQECRQLRALVQDLESKGIKKLIGDVQMPVAAVVVMACNRADYLEKTIKSILKYQTSVASKYPLFISQDGSNPDVRKLALSYDQLTYMQHLDFEPVHTERPGELVAYYKIARHYKWALDQLFHKHNFSRVIILEDDMEIAADFFDYFEAGATLLDRDKSILAISSWNDNGQRQFVQDPYALYRSDFFPGLGWMLSKSTWSELSPKWPKAYWDDWLRLKENHRGRQFIRPEVCRTYNFGEHGSSLGQFFKQYLEPIKLNDVQVDWKSMDLSYLLEDNYVKHFGDLVKKAKPIHGADAVLKAFNIDGDVRIQYRDQLDFEDIARQFGIFEEWKDGVPRAAYKGIVVFRFQTSRRVFLVAPDSLRQLGVDT